Proteins encoded in a region of the Flammeovirga yaeyamensis genome:
- a CDS encoding trans-sulfuration enzyme family protein, whose amino-acid sequence MEKNKKYGFSTIAIHAGQEPDPTTGAVIPPIYATSTYAQTAPGEHKGFEYTRSHNPTRYAYEDAVAALENGKKGYAFASGLAAAATILDMLDSGSHVIAMNDLYGGTFRLFDKVRERSANLEFSFIDLNDEEALRKEIKSNTKMIWAETPTNPMLRLVDLEKVAAIAKEHQIITVCDNTFATPYLQRPLELGFDLVTHSATKYINGHSDVVGGVVIVGDNKELEDQLTFLQNAVGAVQGPFDSFLVNRGLKTLGIRMDRHCESAMKLAEWLEHHPFVEKVYYPYLPSHPDFALAKKQMKKGGGMISVTLKADLEQTKVFLSNCRIFTLAESLGGVESLIEHPAIMTHASIPAETRKMLGIDDGFIRISVGIEDYEDLQDDINNAFKAAGLE is encoded by the coding sequence TTCATGCAGGTCAAGAACCCGACCCAACTACAGGAGCAGTAATCCCTCCAATTTATGCAACATCAACGTATGCACAAACAGCACCAGGAGAGCATAAAGGTTTCGAATATACACGTTCACACAATCCTACAAGATATGCCTACGAAGATGCCGTTGCTGCATTAGAAAATGGTAAAAAAGGATATGCTTTTGCGAGTGGATTAGCTGCCGCTGCAACAATCTTGGATATGTTGGATAGCGGAAGTCATGTCATCGCCATGAACGATTTATATGGTGGTACCTTCAGATTATTTGATAAAGTTCGCGAAAGATCTGCCAACTTAGAATTCTCATTTATCGATCTAAACGATGAAGAAGCACTAAGAAAAGAGATCAAATCAAATACTAAAATGATATGGGCAGAAACACCAACCAACCCTATGTTGCGTTTGGTTGATCTAGAAAAAGTCGCTGCTATCGCCAAAGAACATCAAATAATTACGGTATGTGACAATACTTTTGCTACACCTTATTTGCAAAGACCATTGGAATTAGGGTTTGATTTGGTCACTCATTCAGCCACTAAATACATCAACGGTCATTCCGATGTTGTTGGAGGAGTTGTGATTGTTGGCGATAACAAAGAGTTAGAAGATCAACTTACATTCCTACAAAATGCAGTAGGTGCGGTGCAAGGACCATTCGACTCTTTCTTGGTAAACAGAGGTTTAAAAACTTTGGGTATTCGTATGGATAGACACTGCGAAAGTGCCATGAAATTAGCGGAGTGGCTGGAACACCATCCATTTGTAGAAAAAGTATATTACCCTTATCTACCTTCTCATCCCGATTTTGCACTTGCTAAAAAGCAAATGAAAAAAGGTGGAGGTATGATATCTGTAACGCTAAAAGCAGATTTGGAACAAACAAAGGTGTTCTTATCTAATTGTAGAATATTTACTTTAGCTGAAAGTCTAGGTGGTGTCGAAAGTTTAATTGAACACCCGGCAATTATGACGCACGCTTCTATCCCTGCCGAAACTAGAAAAATGCTAGGAATAGACGATGGCTTTATCAGAATATCTGTTGGAATTGAAGATTATGAAGATCTACAAGACGACATCAATAATGCTTTTAAAGCAGCAGGATTAGAATAA
- a CDS encoding CYTH domain-containing protein, giving the protein MALEIERKFLLTSFDTSLAQRSSRIVQGYICSDEGKTVRIRIKKEKGFITIKGKSDKEGLARYEWEKEIPLEDAEDLMKLCSGGVIDKVRHEVEVGKHTFEVDVFAGNNQGLIVAEVELSDKNETFATPDWLGEEVTGDPKYYNSMLMKHPYSEWK; this is encoded by the coding sequence ATGGCTTTAGAAATAGAAAGAAAATTTTTACTCACCTCTTTTGATACTTCCTTAGCACAAAGATCTTCTCGAATAGTGCAAGGATATATTTGCAGTGATGAAGGAAAAACTGTAAGAATCCGAATCAAAAAAGAAAAAGGGTTCATCACTATTAAAGGAAAATCCGATAAGGAAGGTCTAGCCCGTTACGAGTGGGAAAAAGAAATTCCTTTAGAAGACGCTGAGGATTTAATGAAACTCTGTTCAGGAGGAGTAATTGATAAAGTTAGACATGAAGTTGAAGTAGGTAAACATACTTTTGAAGTAGATGTATTTGCAGGAAATAACCAAGGGCTTATCGTAGCAGAAGTCGAACTATCTGATAAAAACGAAACGTTCGCTACTCCCGATTGGTTAGGTGAAGAAGTTACCGGAGATCCTAAGTACTACAACTCTATGTTAATGAAACATCCCTATTCTGAATGGAAATAA
- a CDS encoding ParA family protein → MAKVISFATQKGGVGKSTLLMLTASAIHNRTNKKVLVIDCDPQKSVKDIYATEGADKEQSYDVIAFNWKQARSEENFDKTLALAEKKYDVIFLDVPGRIEGKEIYFSVLVSDIVVVPVVASVLDMRATIRFLKTLPMIKEMKEKQGYKFDVYGIVNKKDQTVEHQKLKELSGIGGMEFFYSPISNLVRYKRGISTVYDITDPGLKDDEFNQYFDEFCTKCLF, encoded by the coding sequence ATGGCCAAAGTGATTTCTTTCGCTACCCAAAAAGGGGGCGTTGGCAAAAGTACATTGCTCATGTTAACCGCATCGGCAATACACAACAGAACAAACAAAAAGGTATTGGTAATTGATTGTGATCCCCAAAAGTCTGTGAAAGATATTTATGCTACTGAAGGGGCCGATAAAGAACAATCCTATGACGTTATTGCCTTTAATTGGAAACAAGCAAGATCTGAAGAGAACTTTGATAAAACATTGGCTTTAGCAGAAAAGAAGTATGATGTTATTTTCTTAGATGTACCTGGTAGAATTGAGGGTAAAGAAATTTACTTCTCTGTTTTGGTTTCTGATATTGTAGTCGTTCCTGTTGTGGCTAGTGTTTTAGATATGAGAGCGACTATTCGTTTCTTAAAAACACTGCCAATGATTAAGGAAATGAAAGAAAAGCAAGGGTATAAATTTGATGTTTACGGCATTGTCAATAAAAAAGATCAAACAGTAGAACATCAAAAACTGAAAGAATTATCAGGTATTGGCGGAATGGAATTCTTTTATTCTCCAATATCCAACTTGGTAAGATATAAGAGAGGTATTTCTACTGTATATGACATCACAGATCCGGGATTAAAAGACGATGAATTCAATCAATATTTTGATGAGTTCTGTACAAAGTGTTTGTTCTAG
- the trmB gene encoding tRNA (guanosine(46)-N7)-methyltransferase TrmB — MGRQKLKKFAVNETRDYIIEPGKPLFENIKGNWRKEVFKNDNPVVLELACGRGEYTTGLAQVYPDKNFIGVDIKGDRIWKGGNVVDEKGLTNAAFLRIHIQNLEQYFAAGEVDEIWIIHPDPRPKDRDAKRRMTHPRFLNIYKNLLKEGGLVRFKTDSKPLFEYSVETLVAEKVNLEAVTFNLYESDLLDEHHGIVTRYEKQFTAQGHDVHYLKFRF; from the coding sequence ATGGGACGCCAGAAATTAAAGAAGTTCGCCGTTAACGAAACGCGTGATTATATTATAGAACCAGGAAAACCTTTATTCGAGAATATCAAAGGAAACTGGAGAAAAGAAGTATTCAAAAACGACAACCCAGTGGTTCTTGAATTAGCATGTGGACGTGGTGAATATACAACAGGATTAGCACAAGTATATCCTGATAAAAACTTTATTGGTGTAGATATTAAAGGGGATCGTATCTGGAAAGGTGGTAACGTTGTTGATGAAAAAGGGTTAACAAATGCAGCTTTCTTAAGAATACATATCCAAAACCTTGAACAATATTTTGCTGCTGGAGAAGTGGACGAAATTTGGATTATCCATCCAGATCCTCGACCAAAAGATAGAGATGCTAAAAGAAGAATGACTCACCCGAGATTTTTAAACATCTACAAGAATTTATTAAAAGAAGGTGGATTAGTTCGTTTTAAAACGGATAGTAAACCTTTATTTGAGTATTCTGTTGAAACTCTTGTCGCTGAAAAAGTAAACTTGGAAGCGGTCACTTTCAACTTATACGAATCAGACTTACTAGACGAACACCATGGAATCGTTACTCGCTATGAAAAACAATTCACAGCACAGGGACATGATGTTCACTACTTGAAATTCAGATTTTAA
- a CDS encoding WbqC family protein produces the protein MQVLIDLHYLPNLEYFTVLAKADKVYIEKFENFQKQSFRNRCYIKTAQKVDRLTVPVVGANKGRPLRKVKLDNSTQFGVKHWRSILTAYGRSPYFEYYSDYIEKALTTPYETLFELNFAMLKLICKLLGIKTTLEITTTFEKNPAEGIIDLRNKITKTDSDTLINEQSYIQVFGENFEKNLSILDLLFCEGPNAIIILKSQNSKLLER, from the coding sequence ATGCAGGTACTTATCGATCTCCATTACTTACCTAATTTAGAGTATTTTACTGTTTTAGCTAAAGCTGATAAAGTGTACATCGAAAAGTTTGAGAATTTTCAGAAACAAAGTTTTAGAAACCGATGTTACATCAAAACTGCTCAAAAAGTAGATCGATTGACTGTACCCGTTGTTGGTGCAAATAAGGGGCGCCCTCTTAGAAAAGTGAAATTGGATAATAGTACTCAATTTGGGGTAAAACACTGGAGAAGTATTCTTACTGCTTATGGTAGATCTCCCTATTTTGAGTACTATAGTGATTACATAGAAAAAGCCCTCACTACTCCCTATGAAACACTCTTTGAGCTTAATTTTGCTATGTTAAAATTGATCTGTAAGCTCCTAGGGATAAAAACAACTCTTGAAATAACGACTACTTTTGAAAAAAATCCTGCTGAAGGGATCATAGATCTTCGAAATAAGATCACAAAGACAGACTCAGACACGCTAATTAACGAACAATCTTATATTCAGGTATTTGGAGAAAATTTCGAAAAAAACCTTAGTATTTTAGACCTTTTATTCTGTGAAGGGCCTAATGCAATTATTATATTAAAATCACAAAACAGTAAATTATTAGAGCGTTAA
- a CDS encoding ATP-dependent Clp protease ATP-binding subunit, producing the protein MEAKFSNRVKEVISLSREEALRLGHDYIGTEHLLLGMIREGEGYAITLLKKLNVNLNDLKDAIEQSTKSTANFNVKNLANIPLTRQSEKTLKITYLEAKIFKSSLIGTEHLLLSILRDEDNLATQILQRYDVNYDVVKEMIEFQGENQNPKASSSTDDDDPQAKGSGSWSSRPESSKSSEKSKTPVLDNFGRDLTSYAEEGKLDPIVGRDKEIERVAQVLSRRKKNNPILIGEPGVGKTAIAEGLALRIVQKKVSRVLFGKRVVTLDLASLVAGTKYRGQFEERMKAVMNELEKAPEVILFIDEIHTIVGAGGASGSLDASNMFKPALARGDIQCIGATTLDEYRQYIEKDGALARRFQMVMVDPTTPEETIEILNNIKGKYEQHHHVDYSEDALAACVKFSDRYISDRFLPDKAIDVLDEVGARVHINNIHVPDNIVKLEEQIEDIKEEKNKVVKRQKYEEAAKLRDTEKKLLEDLDTAKEQWEKETNETIYPVTEDDVAAVVAMMTGIPVNRVAQSEGKKLMKMADDLQGKVIGQDAAIEKLAKAIRRTRVGLKDPKKPIGSFIFLGPTGVGKTELTKVLATHLFDKEDALVRIDMSEYMEKFSVSRLVGAPPGYVGYEEGGQLTEKIRRKPYSVVLLDEIEKAHPDVFNILLQVLDDGILTDGLGRRVDFRNTVIIMTSNIGVRDLKDFGTGIGFSTQTKLDNQDAEMQGTIQKALKKAFAPEFLNRLDDVIIFNALEKEHIHKIIDISLSKLFERIYAMGYGIEITEKAKDFLSEKGYDPQYGARPLNRAIQKYLEDPMAEAILSGDIEEGDTIIADYSGKGEVLDVSIKKNSKEEEKPEE; encoded by the coding sequence ATGGAGGCAAAATTTTCTAACAGAGTTAAAGAAGTGATCTCACTTAGTAGAGAGGAAGCTTTACGCCTTGGACATGATTATATCGGTACAGAACATTTACTGCTCGGTATGATTCGTGAGGGTGAGGGATATGCGATCACATTATTAAAGAAGTTAAACGTTAACTTAAACGACTTAAAAGACGCTATTGAGCAGTCGACTAAAAGTACGGCGAATTTTAATGTGAAAAATCTCGCAAACATCCCACTAACCCGACAATCAGAAAAAACGCTTAAAATAACATACTTAGAGGCAAAAATCTTTAAATCGTCTTTGATAGGCACTGAGCATTTATTGCTTTCTATTCTAAGAGATGAAGACAACTTGGCCACTCAAATTTTACAGCGTTACGATGTAAACTACGATGTTGTCAAAGAAATGATCGAATTCCAAGGAGAAAATCAAAACCCAAAAGCATCATCAAGTACTGATGATGACGACCCACAAGCAAAAGGCAGTGGTTCATGGAGCTCACGCCCAGAATCATCTAAAAGTTCTGAAAAGTCTAAAACTCCAGTATTGGATAACTTCGGACGTGATCTAACAAGCTACGCAGAAGAAGGTAAATTAGACCCAATTGTTGGTCGTGACAAAGAGATTGAGCGCGTTGCGCAGGTGCTTTCTAGAAGAAAGAAAAACAACCCTATATTAATTGGTGAGCCTGGTGTTGGTAAAACAGCTATCGCTGAAGGTTTAGCCTTACGTATTGTTCAGAAAAAAGTATCTCGTGTACTTTTCGGTAAAAGAGTCGTTACTCTAGACCTTGCGTCTTTGGTAGCAGGTACAAAATACCGTGGACAATTCGAAGAAAGAATGAAAGCGGTAATGAACGAGCTAGAAAAAGCTCCAGAAGTTATCCTTTTCATCGATGAGATACACACTATTGTTGGTGCTGGTGGTGCTTCGGGATCGCTAGATGCTTCGAACATGTTCAAGCCTGCATTAGCAAGAGGTGATATACAATGTATTGGTGCTACTACTTTAGACGAGTATAGACAATATATTGAAAAAGACGGAGCCTTAGCACGTCGTTTCCAAATGGTAATGGTAGATCCTACTACTCCAGAGGAAACTATCGAAATCCTAAATAACATCAAAGGTAAATACGAGCAACACCACCACGTGGATTACTCGGAAGATGCCTTGGCTGCCTGTGTGAAATTCTCTGATAGATATATCAGTGACCGTTTCCTTCCAGATAAAGCTATTGATGTACTAGATGAAGTAGGTGCTAGAGTTCACATCAACAATATTCATGTTCCTGATAACATCGTGAAGCTTGAAGAGCAAATCGAAGATATCAAGGAGGAAAAGAATAAAGTTGTAAAACGTCAGAAGTACGAAGAAGCTGCAAAACTTCGTGATACAGAGAAGAAATTATTAGAAGACTTGGATACTGCTAAAGAACAGTGGGAAAAAGAAACTAATGAGACGATCTACCCTGTAACTGAAGATGACGTAGCAGCAGTAGTGGCTATGATGACAGGTATTCCTGTAAATCGTGTAGCACAATCGGAAGGCAAGAAATTGATGAAAATGGCAGATGACTTACAAGGTAAAGTAATCGGTCAGGACGCAGCAATTGAAAAGCTAGCCAAAGCAATTCGTCGTACAAGAGTTGGATTAAAAGATCCGAAAAAACCGATCGGTTCATTTATCTTCCTAGGTCCAACAGGTGTGGGTAAAACGGAGTTAACTAAAGTTTTAGCTACTCACCTATTCGACAAAGAAGATGCCTTAGTAAGAATCGATATGTCTGAATATATGGAGAAATTCTCTGTATCTAGATTGGTTGGAGCGCCTCCGGGCTACGTGGGTTATGAAGAAGGTGGACAGTTAACGGAAAAAATCCGTCGTAAGCCTTATTCAGTAGTGCTATTAGATGAGATCGAAAAAGCACACCCAGATGTATTCAACATCTTATTACAAGTTCTCGATGATGGTATCTTAACAGATGGTTTAGGTAGAAGAGTCGATTTCAGAAATACGGTAATCATCATGACATCAAACATTGGTGTTCGTGATCTTAAAGATTTCGGAACTGGAATTGGTTTCAGTACTCAAACTAAATTGGATAATCAAGATGCAGAGATGCAAGGCACTATTCAAAAAGCATTGAAGAAGGCATTTGCTCCTGAATTCTTGAACCGTTTAGATGATGTCATCATTTTCAATGCACTTGAAAAAGAACATATCCACAAAATCATTGATATTTCACTTTCGAAACTTTTCGAAAGAATTTATGCAATGGGATATGGCATCGAGATCACAGAAAAAGCAAAAGATTTCCTTTCGGAAAAAGGATACGACCCTCAATATGGTGCAAGACCATTGAACAGAGCGATCCAAAAATATCTTGAAGATCCAATGGCAGAAGCTATTTTGAGTGGAGATATTGAAGAAGGAGATACAATAATTGCTGATTATTCTGGTAAAGGAGAAGTTCTTGATGTGAGTATCAAGAAAAACTCTAAAGAAGAGGAAAAGCCGGAAGAATAA
- a CDS encoding T9SS type A sorting domain-containing protein, producing MKIKSERLASLLVTSALFGTNIELSNHEKNVICIESPSPQHNLSTFNELIHHITEISISNIKGEKCLIAFDRSEVFDLSQLQIGNYILTITLTNGEISRKLNIHEQEDYAVVRA from the coding sequence ATGAAAATTAAATCCGAACGACTAGCCTCATTACTTGTGACCTCAGCACTTTTTGGAACAAATATAGAGTTGAGTAATCATGAAAAAAATGTGATTTGTATTGAATCACCTTCTCCACAGCACAATCTCAGTACATTTAATGAATTGATTCATCATATTACTGAAATTAGTATCTCAAACATTAAGGGCGAGAAGTGTTTAATTGCCTTTGACCGTTCAGAAGTATTTGACCTTTCCCAATTACAAATCGGCAACTATATCCTTACAATCACCCTCACTAACGGTGAAATATCAAGAAAACTTAATATACATGAACAAGAGGACTATGCAGTAGTTAGGGCTTGA
- the gyrA gene encoding DNA gyrase subunit A: MADENIISINIEDEMRSAYIDYSMSVIVSRALPDVRDGLKPVHRRVLYGMAELGLSYNRPYKKSARIVGEVLGKYHPHGDSSVYDTMVRMAQPWSLRYMLVDGQGNFGSIDGDSPAAMRYTEARMKEIAGEMLSDIKKNTVDFEPNFDDSLKEPSVLPSRIPNLLLNGSSGIAVGMATNMAPHNMNEVCEAIIAYIENPDIEMSELTDIVKGPDFPTGAIIYGYDGVKKALETGRGRVVMRAVTAFETIGNGREQIVVTEIPYMVNKANMIEKTADLVNEKKIEGISAIRDESDKSGIRIVYELKKDAVPDVVLNHLFKQTALQSSFSVNNIALVKGRPKTLNLYDLIHHYVEHRHEVIIRRTQFELDEAERRLHILEGYLKALDNLDEVIALIRASKDGEIARAELIAKFEFSEIQAKAILDMRLQRLTGLEREKIIEEHKEVVALVEDLRDILARRERQMDIIKNDLIEVKEKYGDERRSRIEYNADDLDIEDLIEDKEMVITISHEGYIKRTPLIDYKSQGRGGVGSRGASSKDDDFTEHMFVASNHNYLLLFTNLGRVYWQKVFRLPEGSKTAKGRPLQNLLNIREGEKVQAVICTKNLNDQDYINNHYLMMLTERGIVKKTVLEAYSRPRRDGINAININEGDKLFNVMLTDGQNDVVIATRMGMATRFDESNVRSMGRGATGVRGIILKGEEDRVVGMACISKEEIEAQTKSLMVISENGYGKRTDLEEYPCRTNRGGKGLKAMQVTDKTGKLASLFSVEESDDLIVITKEGITIRTAVSNFRIMGRATQGVKAIRLNDSDEISSVEIVPILEEEETEENTTPENSTEEGNASDTPTNENDSNEEESSEE; this comes from the coding sequence ATGGCAGACGAAAATATCATCTCTATTAACATAGAGGATGAAATGAGAAGTGCCTACATTGATTATTCAATGTCGGTGATTGTATCTCGTGCACTTCCTGATGTTAGAGACGGTCTTAAGCCTGTACACAGGCGTGTGTTGTACGGTATGGCAGAACTTGGACTAAGCTATAACAGACCGTATAAAAAATCAGCCAGAATCGTTGGTGAAGTTCTTGGTAAGTACCATCCACATGGTGACTCATCAGTATACGACACAATGGTTCGTATGGCTCAACCTTGGTCATTGCGTTACATGCTTGTAGACGGACAAGGTAACTTTGGTTCAATTGATGGTGACTCTCCTGCAGCGATGCGTTATACGGAGGCTCGTATGAAAGAGATCGCAGGTGAAATGCTTTCTGACATCAAAAAGAACACGGTAGACTTTGAACCTAACTTTGACGATTCATTGAAGGAACCATCAGTGTTACCTTCTAGAATTCCAAACCTTCTTCTGAACGGTTCATCGGGTATCGCCGTAGGTATGGCTACAAACATGGCTCCTCACAACATGAATGAAGTGTGTGAAGCCATTATCGCATATATTGAGAATCCAGATATCGAAATGAGCGAGCTGACTGACATTGTCAAAGGCCCGGATTTCCCTACAGGAGCAATCATTTATGGATATGATGGAGTTAAAAAAGCGTTAGAAACTGGTAGAGGTAGAGTAGTAATGCGTGCTGTTACTGCATTCGAAACTATCGGAAATGGACGTGAGCAAATCGTTGTTACAGAAATTCCTTACATGGTCAACAAGGCAAACATGATCGAAAAGACTGCCGACCTTGTTAATGAAAAGAAAATCGAAGGTATTTCTGCAATACGTGATGAATCCGATAAAAGCGGTATTCGTATCGTATACGAACTGAAAAAAGATGCAGTGCCAGACGTTGTATTGAACCACTTGTTCAAACAAACAGCACTTCAAAGTTCTTTCAGTGTAAACAACATTGCACTAGTTAAAGGTAGACCGAAGACGTTAAATCTTTATGATTTAATCCACCATTATGTGGAGCATCGTCATGAGGTAATTATCAGAAGAACACAATTTGAATTAGACGAAGCAGAAAGAAGACTTCATATCTTAGAAGGTTACTTAAAAGCTTTAGATAATTTAGATGAGGTGATCGCTTTAATTAGAGCATCAAAAGATGGTGAAATAGCAAGAGCTGAATTGATTGCTAAATTCGAGTTTAGTGAGATTCAAGCGAAAGCTATTTTGGATATGCGTCTTCAAAGATTGACTGGTCTTGAAAGAGAAAAGATCATCGAAGAGCATAAAGAAGTTGTTGCTTTAGTAGAAGACTTAAGAGATATCTTGGCTAGACGTGAGCGCCAAATGGATATCATTAAGAATGATCTAATCGAAGTAAAAGAGAAGTACGGTGACGAAAGAAGATCTCGTATTGAATACAATGCGGATGATCTTGATATCGAAGATTTAATCGAAGATAAAGAAATGGTGATTACTATTTCTCACGAAGGTTATATCAAGCGTACTCCACTAATTGATTATAAATCACAAGGTCGTGGTGGCGTAGGTTCTAGAGGTGCATCATCGAAAGATGACGACTTTACAGAACATATGTTCGTAGCTAGTAACCACAATTACCTATTGTTATTCACTAACTTAGGTAGAGTATACTGGCAGAAAGTATTCCGTTTACCTGAAGGCTCTAAGACAGCTAAAGGTAGACCACTTCAAAACCTATTGAACATCCGTGAAGGTGAAAAAGTACAAGCTGTAATTTGTACGAAGAACCTAAACGACCAAGATTACATCAATAATCATTACCTAATGATGTTGACAGAAAGAGGTATCGTGAAGAAGACAGTTCTTGAGGCTTACTCTAGACCACGTCGTGACGGTATCAATGCTATCAACATTAATGAAGGTGACAAGTTATTCAACGTAATGTTGACTGACGGTCAGAATGATGTTGTTATCGCTACTCGTATGGGTATGGCTACTCGTTTCGACGAAAGCAATGTCCGTTCTATGGGTAGAGGTGCTACTGGTGTTAGAGGTATTATTCTTAAAGGAGAAGAAGATAGAGTAGTTGGTATGGCTTGTATTTCTAAAGAAGAAATTGAAGCACAAACTAAATCTCTAATGGTGATCTCTGAAAATGGTTACGGTAAACGTACTGATTTAGAAGAATATCCTTGTAGAACAAATAGAGGTGGTAAAGGTCTAAAAGCCATGCAAGTAACCGATAAAACTGGTAAGCTTGCTTCATTATTCTCTGTAGAAGAGTCTGATGATTTGATCGTTATCACTAAAGAAGGTATTACTATCCGTACTGCCGTTTCTAACTTCCGTATCATGGGTAGAGCTACACAAGGTGTAAAAGCGATCCGTTTGAACGATAGTGACGAAATTTCATCAGTAGAAATAGTGCCTATTTTAGAAGAAGAAGAGACTGAAGAAAATACAACTCCAGAAAACAGTACGGAGGAAGGAAACGCTTCAGATACTCCAACAAATGAAAACGATTCGAACGAAGAGGAATCTTCAGAAGAATAA
- a CDS encoding tetratricopeptide repeat protein — protein sequence MNIRSTYIIIYSFVLLFPLHLIGQSSSSTQERLLKLTRISINENRCHDALNYLDSLENVPLSKEGEMETFSLRGKAYSLLALEENCRDSSNFDICSDYAEKTVIWFEKILNYTQKDELFHIYAQAELNRFYDNLITEGAAEFIKNNTQSASFFFRQAIYINHTDPIILRYSMIASELNQDFEKALEYSDMLLEVNYDSVEVYESRAFYYENLKNPKKAIQEVDKGLEKYPLHYSLVYRGLGICVREHWYNKGLSLILPLVKKYPSDEKALMNIGMLYESLEKPDLAMLYYTRAINVSPTRLDAYLNISQLQFMEAVKIQKVIMNWSTNKQKEKYKNIHKSELRKKAKFYLNLTYLNAKKAYLLDKENKDALTTYYNASLLLNRSKELKELEESLEVK from the coding sequence ATGAACATCAGATCTACTTATATCATCATATACTCTTTTGTACTTTTATTTCCTCTTCATCTCATAGGGCAATCAAGTAGTAGCACTCAAGAGCGTCTATTAAAACTCACCAGAATATCCATTAATGAGAATAGATGTCATGATGCTTTAAATTATTTAGATTCTTTAGAAAATGTTCCCTTATCAAAAGAAGGCGAAATGGAAACTTTTTCCTTAAGAGGAAAAGCTTATTCTCTTCTAGCACTTGAAGAAAACTGTAGAGATTCCTCAAATTTTGATATCTGTTCTGATTATGCTGAAAAAACCGTTATATGGTTTGAGAAGATTCTTAATTACACTCAAAAAGACGAACTATTTCATATTTATGCCCAAGCAGAATTAAATCGTTTTTACGACAATCTAATTACTGAGGGGGCAGCTGAATTCATCAAAAACAACACACAAAGTGCCTCTTTTTTCTTTCGTCAAGCTATTTACATTAATCATACTGATCCGATTATATTAAGGTATAGTATGATTGCCTCTGAACTAAATCAAGATTTTGAAAAAGCATTAGAATATTCTGATATGCTTTTAGAGGTAAATTATGATAGTGTTGAAGTCTATGAAAGTCGAGCTTTTTATTATGAAAATTTAAAAAATCCTAAAAAAGCGATTCAAGAGGTTGACAAAGGTTTAGAAAAATATCCCCTTCACTATTCTTTAGTTTACAGAGGTTTAGGAATTTGTGTTAGAGAACATTGGTATAATAAAGGCCTTTCTTTGATTCTTCCTTTGGTAAAAAAATATCCTTCAGATGAAAAAGCTTTAATGAATATTGGGATGCTTTACGAATCTCTTGAAAAACCTGATCTCGCCATGCTTTATTATACTAGAGCAATAAATGTTAGCCCAACAAGATTAGATGCATACCTGAATATCAGTCAGTTACAATTTATGGAGGCAGTGAAAATACAAAAAGTGATCATGAATTGGAGTACAAACAAACAAAAAGAAAAGTACAAAAATATCCATAAATCCGAATTAAGAAAAAAGGCGAAATTCTATTTAAACCTCACCTACCTAAATGCCAAAAAGGCCTATTTACTCGACAAGGAAAATAAAGATGCCTTAACAACCTATTACAATGCTTCACTTTTATTAAACCGTTCTAAAGAACTAAAAGAGCTAGAAGAATCGTTAGAAGTAAAGTAG